GCCGCGATGCCGGTCACACAACCGCTGCACCAGAGCCGGCGTCAGCTGCACCGCGCCCGATCGGTTGTCCAACAAAATGAAGTCGTTCCCTGCACCGTTCATCTTCCAAAACCGGAGCTCCATGGACCTCAACTTAGCCACACCCGCCGGGAAACGAAAAGATCAAAGCCCAACGGGAGGTCCTGCCACGGGGTCCCGACCGGCCCGCCCCGCAGCACCCCGCGGCCTGTCCGGGTCGAGGGGAATGGTCCTCCCCGGCCGGGCCGGTCCACGGCTGTGGTCCGGTGCCCTCCCCGGCGGGAGATAAGGGTCAACCCGCTGCGTCTTCGAACACGGTCATCCCAACCGGACCCAGCCCGGCCGTCCTCCCGGGTGCCCGGCCGGCGGCGGACATAACCATGCTGGAGCCTCCCCGGCCCAACGTCGCCCCTCCAACCCCGGTCGCCTATTGCCCACCAGCCGGTCATCCAGCATAGTGGGTATGCATGAAACGGCCACTGACCTGGACGGGAATGGTTCTGGGCATGGTGGGCCTGGCAGGCCTGATGCTGAGCTGTGCCACCGTGCCGGAAACCGGGCGAACGCAGCTGAGGCTCATCCCACCGGGCGAGGAAGTTCAACTCGGTCTGCAAAGTTTCGAGCAACTCAAGAAGCAGTTGCCGGTCAGCAAGGACACTGCCGCGCGGGCCATGGTGGAGAAGGTGGGGCGTGCCATCGCCTCGGTGGCACCCCTGCCGGACGCGCAATGGGAGTTTGTCCTGTTTGAAAGTCCGGAAGCGAACGCGTTTTGCCTGCCCGGCGGCAAGGTCGGCGTGTACACCGGGATCCTCCCCATTACCCAGAACGAGGCGGGACTGGCCACGGTCCTGGGTCATGAGGTGGCCCATGCGGTCGCGAGGCACGGCGCCGAACGGCTCAGTCACGAATGGTTGCGTGAGCTTGGCGGTCAGGTCCTGGCTGCCAGCGTCGCGCGCTCGGATCCCCGCGCCCAACAATTGGCCCTGTTGGCGTATGGCGTTGGCACGGAAGTTGGCGCCATCCTCCCTTACAGCCGCCTTCAGGAATCCGAGGCCGATCATATGGGCCTGCTTTACATGGCCCGGGCCGGATATGATCCCCGCGAAGCGGTCAAGTTCTGGCAGCGGTTTGCCGCTTACAACCAACAACAAGGCGGCGCTCGGGTCCCGGCCTGGCTCCGCACCCATCCCTTGGATGAAACCCGCATCCGCCAACTGGAACAGTGGATGCCTGCGGCACTGGCCGAGTACGAAAAGGCACAAAGCTCGAGGGGCGT
Above is a genomic segment from Limisphaera ngatamarikiensis containing:
- a CDS encoding M48 family metallopeptidase, with the translated sequence MKRPLTWTGMVLGMVGLAGLMLSCATVPETGRTQLRLIPPGEEVQLGLQSFEQLKKQLPVSKDTAARAMVEKVGRAIASVAPLPDAQWEFVLFESPEANAFCLPGGKVGVYTGILPITQNEAGLATVLGHEVAHAVARHGAERLSHEWLRELGGQVLAASVARSDPRAQQLALLAYGVGTEVGAILPYSRLQESEADHMGLLYMARAGYDPREAVKFWQRFAAYNQQQGGARVPAWLRTHPLDETRIRQLEQWMPAALAEYEKAQSSRGVR